The Desulfovibrio sp. G11 region GGTCAGGCGAAAGCGGGGGTGGGTTTTGCGCAGCAGGCTGTCCAGCAGGTCCAGCGTATTGTCGTGGCTGCCGATGGCAAGAAGCGCGCCGTCCAGCGCATTGCGCGGGCGCAGCAGGTCTACGGTAACGGCCATTCCGGCGTCGCAGCCTTCGCTGTCGCGCGAAACACGCACGATCCCGTCGGCGCGGCTCAGGCTGGTGATGGTTCCCGCGCCCCGGGGCAGCGGCACGGCGATAATATTTCCATCCACACGGCCCAGTTTTACGCGCAGGCGCTCCTCCATGCCCGGGCGCGAGGGCAGGGCATGGCAGGGAACAGCCGTAGCCTTTTCCCGCTCCGGCGCGGGCCGTTTTTGCCAGAGCGCCAGCAGGGGCAGCACGAATTCCTCCATGGCGACACCCGCCGAAACGGGATAACCCGGCACGCCGATAACGGGTTTGCCGCGCACTACGGCCAATACAGTGGGTTTGCCGGGCATGACGGAAATGCCGTGCGCGACCACCTCGCCCAGAGATTCCAGCACATGCGCCGTATAATCATGGCTGCCCGCCGAAGAACCGGCATTGATAAGCACCATGTCGGCATCTGCGTCAAGAGCACCGGTTATGGCGGCAGCAATGACCTCCGGCTGGTCGGGAACCACAGGCAGGGTGACGGATTCACCCCCGGCTTCTGTAATCATGGCCGAGAAAATCAGGGAATTGAATTCGGGCAGCACCCGTCCGGCACGCAGGTCTTCTTCGCGTGCCAGGGCCAGAGGCACGATTTCAGAACCGCTGGGGATTATGGTGACGCGGGGGTGGGCAAAGACAGGGACCTGCAGAACGCCTCCTGCCGCCAGAGCGCCCAGATCATACGGCCCAAGGCACGTTCCGGGTGGCAGGATGATTTCTGTAGCCACCATATCCTCACCCATTTTACGTACATGCTGCCACGGAAAAGCGGCCTTTTCGATCACCGCCCACCGGGTTTCGCCGGAGCCTTCGGTATTGATGTGCTCCACCATAATAACCGCGTTGCAACCCGGCGGCAGGGGGTGGCCGGTGTTGATCCAGTGAGCCTGCCTGCCCAGTTCGAGGCGCAAGGGATTGCGAACGGACGCGCTGAACGTGTCTTCGGCGTTGACAGCGATGCCGTCCATAGCTGCGCCGTGAAAGGCGGGCGAAGAACGAAGCGCCGCTACCGGGCGACTGAGGACGCGGTGCAGGGCTGTGGTCAGAGGGATGTTTTCTTCCGGCAGAGCACGGGAAGCTGCCTGAAGACGCGCGAACCAGAGTTTCCGCGCCTCTTCGGGCGCAAGCAGGGTCAGGTAGGTATTGCGCTTCATGGCGGCCTCCATATTTGGCGTATGCGTTATTACTACTGAAAAAGTTCCACCATAACAATATCGCCCATGCTGAATCCCTCACGATTTTCCGGGCAGACCAGCAGGCCGTCTGCCGCGGCAAGCCCCGT contains the following coding sequences:
- a CDS encoding molybdopterin biosynthesis protein, encoding MKRNTYLTLLAPEEARKLWFARLQAASRALPEENIPLTTALHRVLSRPVAALRSSPAFHGAAMDGIAVNAEDTFSASVRNPLRLELGRQAHWINTGHPLPPGCNAVIMVEHINTEGSGETRWAVIEKAAFPWQHVRKMGEDMVATEIILPPGTCLGPYDLGALAAGGVLQVPVFAHPRVTIIPSGSEIVPLALAREEDLRAGRVLPEFNSLIFSAMITEAGGESVTLPVVPDQPEVIAAAITGALDADADMVLINAGSSAGSHDYTAHVLESLGEVVAHGISVMPGKPTVLAVVRGKPVIGVPGYPVSAGVAMEEFVLPLLALWQKRPAPEREKATAVPCHALPSRPGMEERLRVKLGRVDGNIIAVPLPRGAGTITSLSRADGIVRVSRDSEGCDAGMAVTVDLLRPRNALDGALLAIGSHDNTLDLLDSLLRKTHPRFRLTSAHVGSLGGLMALGRRQCHLAGCHLLDAETGLYNRRAIENNLDEPMILLRLVDREQGIVVAPGNPLGITGISDLTREGTRFVNRQRGSGTRVLLDYKLACLGVAPASISGYRDEEYTHMNVAAAVLSGRADAGLAVRAAANALGLPFVPVGVEEYDLVIPRRFYESAAMQALLDVVRGPEFLQAVTEMGGYGTKKTGQVIWEYNGK